CTGTACCTGCTATTTCCATGGTTCCACCAAAGCGAACTTGTTTACCATAGGGACTTACAGCGACTTTCATTTCAGTTAAAATGGATGCCTGTTTGATTTCCGGATTATTTTCCTGCACAAAACTATAGCCCTTCCCGCCCATCATGGGTAGTGAAAATTCAAGCATTTGAGCCAATTCTGAAGACCATGCTCCACCACAAAGGATAAATTTTGATCCTTCGATTTTACCTTCATTGGTAAGTACTGCATTTACTTTTTCTACATTCTTCTCGAAGCCAGTTACTGTAACTTTATTTTTGAAGATGACTCCTTTTTCTTCCAGATGCTTTTTTAGAAAGCTGTATAATGTTGCAGGCGATAGATGCGCATCTCCCGGAAATAAGACTGCCCCTTTTGCTTTGACCTCTATATTAGGTTCTAATTGGCGGATATCCTCGATTCCCAAAATTTCTGCCTCCAAGCCATGTTTTCTTGCCAAATGTGCGAATTCAATTTCTTCTTTTTCTACCTCGGAAGTCTGATAAAGCATCATAAGCCCTTTTTCCACCAATCCCAAATTGGAATCCTGATGTTCATTTCTGAATTCCTGATAAAGGGATTTGCTCATCAAACTGAGGTTTTTGAGAAAAGGGATACTATTAACCACATGTTTGGCATTGGCAGCTTTGTAAAAAAGCCAAGACCATTCAAAGAGTTTGCGGTCAAGCCTGGGATGGATATAAAATGGGCTTTTGGAAGAGAACATCCAGGAAATCCCCTTACTGATCATTCCCGGTGCGGCCAAGGGGACAATATGACTGGGCACTATCATGCCGGCATTGCCTGTGGAGCAATTGACTTCCATGTCTCCTTTATCTATAATGATCACTTCCACTCCGGATTTTTGGAGAAAATAAGCTGTGAACAAACCGACGATTCCTCCGCCGATTATAATGGTTGGTTTCATTTTTTCAGGTTCTTTAAATTATATTCAAGAAATAGGGATGAGTTTTTGGTATTTTGATTCCAATTTTTAGTGGGTCATTTGAGCTTCTTCCTGATTAACTCAGTAATTGTTAGGTCGGCATTTGGACAGTATCTGATG
This window of the Aquiflexum balticum DSM 16537 genome carries:
- a CDS encoding NAD(P)/FAD-dependent oxidoreductase, giving the protein MKPTIIIGGGIVGLFTAYFLQKSGVEVIIIDKGDMEVNCSTGNAGMIVPSHIVPLAAPGMISKGISWMFSSKSPFYIHPRLDRKLFEWSWLFYKAANAKHVVNSIPFLKNLSLMSKSLYQEFRNEHQDSNLGLVEKGLMMLYQTSEVEKEEIEFAHLARKHGLEAEILGIEDIRQLEPNIEVKAKGAVLFPGDAHLSPATLYSFLKKHLEEKGVIFKNKVTVTGFEKNVEKVNAVLTNEGKIEGSKFILCGGAWSSELAQMLEFSLPMMGGKGYSFVQENNPEIKQASILTEMKVAVSPYGKQVRFGGTMEIAGTDESININRVKGIFESINRFYPDFQSKFPEKDEIWKGLRPCSPDGLPYIGVAPKWKNVLVGSGHAMMGISLAPGTGKILAELHEGINSKIDITAFEVGRY